The following proteins come from a genomic window of Labeo rohita strain BAU-BD-2019 chromosome 25, IGBB_LRoh.1.0, whole genome shotgun sequence:
- the osbpl5 gene encoding oxysterol-binding protein-related protein 5, with amino-acid sequence MKEENLFRRRFSLCPTATSPPKIDPRMLTRNLSYGGDNELYPLSPGNETERNGLPLLRDEVSPVRSPSSASESRMFIGLEKESSSPTEKLARKESLKVQKKNYRQEKKRVAKELFSALKDPSVVIMSNWLKIRGTLKSWTKLWCVLKPGILLIYKTPGSDHWVGTILLNACKLIERPSKKDGFCFKLYHPLDKSIWAMKGPKGESVGSITQPLPSNYLIFRAASESDGRCWMDALELALSCSSLSKMTAKSGRDGDVSGSSESSHILQLLQSSALTDQDLLQLNDSMLENHMENDANSDKSEREAHEDSDNAANENGGRLTEESDMDQSDDVCLQATVFVEEAHEEMGEAGEASQVETVSEENKGLIWTLLKQLRPGMDLSKVVLPTFILEPRSFLDKLSDYYYHADLLSQAVIEESPYCRMKQVLRWYLSGFYKKPKGLKKPYNPILGEMFRCCWLHPQTDSCTFYMAEQVSHHPPVSAFYISNRKDGFCISGSILAKSKFYGNSLSAILDGKARLVFLTRDEEYVITMPYAHCKGILYGTMTLELGGKITIECEKTQCYTELEFKLKPFLGSSSNVNQISGKIRMGEDVLATVDGHWDSKVHLTEKRTGQQEVLWNPSSDIRRQRLKRQVVQMDQQEAFESERLWRHVTRAINDKDQMRATQEKFVLEEAQRQEARERAERPWSPRLFTFNGDTNEWHYKYTDTKPWDPERCLLQFEKDGVIQTKEKSQRQRSSFSYSQNWAGQQKVRVNGKHRKSSSQPSSCSQNTESSSSTPEPNHESSDNEGFMNQCARCTKDVKDIALIEASVAAIQKTQQDIQRNLSALGRQIARHKSSEESKSLSGRHCLILCMLLLFQLLINYVFT; translated from the exons GTAATGAAACGGAGAGGAATGGTTTGCCTTTACTGAGGGACGAGGTCAGTCCGGTCCGCTCGCCCAGCAGCGCG TCGGAATCCAGGATGTTTATCGGTTTGGAGAAGGAGTCTTCCTCGCCCACGGAGAAGCTGGCAAGGAAAGAATCGCTTAAG GTTCAGAAGAAGAACTATCGACAGGAGAAGAAGAGGGTCGCCAAAGAACTGTTCAGTGCACTTAAGGATCCAAGTGTGGTTATTATGTCCAACTGGCTAAAG ATTCGAGGGACATTGAAGAGTTGGACGAAACTGTGGTGCGTCCTGAAGCCTGGGATTCTCCTGATTTACAAGACACCCGGTTCAGATCACTGGGTGGGAACGATTCTTCTCAATGCCTGCAAACTCATCGAAAGGCCTTCAAAGAAGGACGGATTCTGCTTCAAACTCTACCATCCGCTGGACAAGTCCATATGGGCCATGAAG GGTCCTAAAGGCGAATCTGTGGGCTCCATCACTCAACCTTTACCTAGTAACTACCTGATCTTCAGAGCAGCGTCTGAATCTGATG GACGCTGTTGGATGGACGCTCTAGAACTGGCTCTGAGCTGCTCCAGTCTGTCTAAGATGACGGCGAAGAGCGGCAGGGATGGAGACGTGAGCGGCTCCTCTGAGTCCTCACACATACTGCAGCTGCTGCAGAGCTCGGCTCTCACCGACCAGGACCTGCTGCA GTTGAATGACTCCATGTTGGAAAACCATATGGAGAACGACGCCAACTCGGACAAATCGGAGAGGGAGGCGCATGAAGACTCGGACAATGCGGCCAATGAGAACGGAGGCAGATTGACGGAGGAGAGCGATATGGACCAATCGGATGACGTCTGCCTTCAGGCCACGGTGTTTGTGGAAGAAGCCCATGAAGAGATGGGAGAG GCTGGCGAGGCGTCTCAGGTCGAGACGGTCTCAGAGGAGAATAAGGGTTTGATTTGGACTCTCCTGAAGCAGCTGAGGCCAGGGATGGACCTGTCCAAAGTGGTTTTGCCAACGTTTATCCTGGAGCCGCGTTCGTTTCTGGACAAGCTGTCGGATTACTACTATCATGCCGACCTGCTGTCCCA GGCTGTGATTGAGGAGAGCCCGTACTGCAGGATGAAGCAGGTCTTGCGCTGGTATCTGTCCGGCTTCTACAAGAAACCAAAG GGTCTGAAGAAACCGTACAACCCTATTCTAGGAGAGATGTTTCGATGCTGCTGGCTGCATCCACAAACAGACAGCTGTACATTTTACATGGCAGAGCAG GTTTCTCATCATCCTCCCGTTTCAGCTTTCTACATCAGCAACAGGAAGGACGGCTTCTGCATTAGTGGAAGTATTCTGGCCAAATCCAAGTTTTATG GGAACTCGCTGTCTGCTATACTCGATGGAAAGGCCAGACTCGTGTTTCTGACCCGAGACGAAGAGTACGTCATCACAATGCCCTACGCTCACTGTAAAG GGATTCTGTATGGTACAATGACACTAGAGCTTGGCGGGAAAATCACTATTGAGTGTGAAAAAACACAATGTTACACAGAACTTGAATTCAAACTGAAG CCTTTTCTTGGCAGCTCTTCCAACGTTAACCAGATTTCTGGAAAGATCCGTATGGGGGAAGACGTTCTGGCTACAGTAGACGGCCACTGG GACAGTAAAGTGCACCTGACTGAGAAGAGGACGGGCCAGCAGGAGGTGCTGTGGAACCCCAGTTCAGACATACGGCGACAGCGGCTCAAGAGACAGGTGGTGCAGATGGACCAGCAGGAGGCGTTCGAGTCTGAGAG GCTGTGGCGGCACGTGACCCGAGCGATTAACGATAAAGACCAGATGAGAGCCACGCAGGAGAAGTTTGTGCTGGAAGAGGCTCAGCGGCAGGAGGCCCGAGAACGAGCCGAGCGGCCCTGGAGCCCACGACTCTTCACTTTCAACGGAGACACCAACGAGTGGCACTACAAATACACAGA CACTAAGCCGTGGGATCCGGAGCGCTGCCTGCTGCAGTTTGAGAAGGACGGCGTCATCCAGACAAAAGAGAAATCCCAGCGCCAGCGCAGCAGCTTCTCCTACAGCCAGAACTGGGCAGGACAGCAGAAG GTGCGGGTGAATGGCAAGCACAGGAAGTCGAGCAGCCAGCCGTCCAGCTGCAGTCAGAACACAGAGAGCAGCAGCTCAACGCCAGAACCCAACCATGAATCATCCGACAATGAAG GCTTTATGAATCAGTGTGCAAGATGCACTAAAGACGTGAAGGACATCGCTCTCATAGAGGCTTCGGTAGCAGCTATACAGAAAACACAGCAGGACATCCAGAG AAACCTGAGCGCACTGGGTCGTCAGATCGCCCGGCACAAGTCGTCGGAGGAGAGCAAGTCCTTGAGCGGCCGCCACTGTCTCATCCTCTGCATGCTTTTGCTCTTCCAGCTCCTCATCAACTACGTCTTCACTTGA